Proteins from a genomic interval of Ptychodera flava strain L36383 chromosome 7, AS_Pfla_20210202, whole genome shotgun sequence:
- the LOC139136802 gene encoding dynamin-like GTPase OPA1, mitochondrial translates to MIRVASGAFGPYCGKCLKAAAVRLTTEHANKAVVPFRQAVSRPHQQCILGNGQYTLSHTYSTLARRATVHYRSNLPVVYKASRSVSTLRRLTSFMKIFRLRYIILTGGVVGGASLKATYDSWKDKVPDLSWMKDLIPDGDNFKNFMAEMKKLSSHFHLPEKGWLKKGLHKVETFKEWVPEGGLVSGWNAVAPEGSNLITDGFSGMSQAASRFLKSGDTDDATTTMAAMGSNKSGLSDDQNNGKERLMKAKEEFLETQLKYQREIERLEKENKQLRKNLLLKGDRRAMGRKVKKSLIDMYSEVLDELSDFDSSYDTQDHLPRVVVVGDQSAGKTSVLEMIAKARLFPRGSGEMMTRTPVKVTLSEGPYHVAQFKDSNREYDLTKESELQALRQEIEFRMKNRVGKGQTVSSETISLSVRGPGLQRMVLVDLPGIISTVTTGMASDTKDAIQRMSKGYMKNPNAIILCIQDGSVDAERSIVTDLATSMDPEGKRTIFVLTKVDLAEKNSANPSRIKQILEGKLFPMKALGYFAVVTGKGNSNDSIEAIKEYEEKFFRTSQLFKTGTLKPSQMTTQNLSFAVSDCFWKMVRESVEQQADAFKATRFNLETEWKNNFPRMRELDRDELFEKAKGEILDDVLRLGEISPKQWEDAISKILWERVSGYVFEQIYLPAAQAESSGVFNTTVDIKLKTWSEQQLARKSVEVGWETLLEQTSKIIDEDKSRKDHDAIFDDLKSTVKQESVNRHKWHELAHDSLRVIQLNTLEDRSISDKQQWDSAVQFMEGILTQRLKETDERIYDMVGPGAGERWVYWKYRTPEQVNRCETKNELEKLLQADKKHKPTLASDEITTVRKNLQTRNVEVDNEFIRETWHQLYRRHFLKKALQRGQDCRKGFYYYQKGFTDSGFSRFSTPQLECNDIVLFWRIQRMLQVTSNALRQQIVNTEAGRLEKEVKQVLEEFSEEKKSRQDC, encoded by the exons ATGATACGAGTAGCGTCGGGCGCGTTTGG CCCATATTGTGGCAAGTGCTTGAAAGCCGCTGCAGTACGTCTGACCACTGAACATGCAAACAAAGCTGTTGTCCCATTCAGACAGGCAGTGTCAAGACCTCACCAGCAGTGCATTCTGGGAAATGGTCAGTACACTCTGTCACACACTTACTCAACCCTGGCCAGACGGGCAACCGTACACTACAGATCAAATCTCCCAGTCGTCTACAAAGCTTCCAGATCTGTCAGCACTCTCCGAAGACTGACCAGCTTTATGAAAATCTTCAGACTGAGATATATAATATTGACAGGTGGCGTCGTTGGAGGAGCAAGCTTGAAGGCG ACATACGATTCCTGGAAGGACAAAGTTCCAGACCTATCCTGGATGAAAGACCTCATCCCAGACGGAGACAATTTTAAGAACTTCATGGCTGAGATGAAGAAACTGTCCAGTCACTTCCATCTACCAGAGAAAGGTTGGCTGAAGAAAGGTTTACACAAAGTTGAGACTTTCAAAGAGTGGGTGCCCGAGGGTGGTCTGGTCTCTGGTTGGAATGCGGTGGCCCCCGAAG GATCCAACCTCATCACAGACGGATTTTCAGGGATGTCACAGGCAGCATCTAGATTCTTAAAATCAGGAG ATACTGATGACGCCACAACAACCATGGCAGCTATGGGCAGTAACAAGAGTGGTTTATCAGATGACCAG AACAATGGAAAGGAGAGACTAATGAAAGCAAAAGAAGAATTCTTGGAGACCCAG TTGAAGTATCAGAGAGAGATCGAGAGACTggagaaagaaaacaaacaattgaGGAAGAATTTGTTGTTGAAAGGAGACAGGAGAGCAATGGGTAGAAAAGTCAAG aaatctcTGATTGACATGTACTCTGAAGTGTTAGATGAGTTGTCAGATTTTGACAGCAGCTATGATACGCAGGACCATCTACCAAGG GTTGTGGTAGTTGGTGACCAGAGTGCTGGAAAAACCAGTGTTCTTGAAATGATTGCCAAGGCCAGGCTCTTCCCAAG GGGTTCAGGGGAGATGATGACAAGAACTCCTGTCAAGGTGACCTTGAGTGAGGGACCCTACCATGTAGCACAGTTCAAGGACAGCAATAGAGAGTACGATTTAACCAAAGAATCCGAG CTTCAAGCTCTCagacaagaaattgaattcagaatgaaAAACAGAGTAGGCAAAGGACAGACAGTCAGTAGTGAG ACTATTTCACTGAGTGTCAGGGGACCAGGTTTACAGAGAATGGTGTTGGTTGACTTGCCAGGCATCATCAGT ACGGTGACAACTGGTATGGCCTCTGATACCAAAGATGCAATACAGAGGATGAGTAAAGGTTACATGAAGAATCCCAATGCAATTATACTATGCATACAAG ATGGTTCTGTTGATGCTGAGAGAAGCATAGTAACAGACCTAGCAACCAGTATGGACCCTGAAGGCAAACGTACCATCTTCGTCCTCACCAAGGTTGACCTGGCAGAGAAAAACTCTGCAAATCCCAGCAGG ATCAAGCAGATTCTGGAAGGCAAATTGTTTCCTATGAAAGCGTTAGGATATTTTGCAGTCGTCACTGGTAAAG GTAACAGTAATGACAGCATAGAAGCCATCAAGGAATATGAAGAAAAATTTTTCAGAACATCACAGCTGTTCAA GACTGGTACCTTGAAGCCAAGCCAAATGACAACTCAAAACCTGAGTTTTGCCGTCTCTGACTGTTTCTGGAAGATGGTGAGAGAGTCTGTTGAACAGCAAGCTGACGCCTTCAAGGCCACCAGGTTTAATCTGGAGACGGAGTGGAAAAACAATTTCCCAAGGATGAGAGAGTTAGACAGA GATGAACTCTTTGAAAAAGCCAAAGGTGAAATCCTTGATGACGTCTTAAGGCTCGGTGAGATCTCACCAAAGCAATG GGAGGATGCAATATCTAAGATACTGTGGGAGAGAGTTTCAGGATACGTGTTTGAACAGATCTACTTACCAGCTGCACAGGCTGAAAGTTCAGG AGTATTCAATACAACTGTTGATATCAAACTGAAGACTTGGTCAGAGCAACAGCTGGCCAGAAAGAGTGTTGAG GTTGGCTGGGAGACACTGCTTGAACAGACTTCTAAGATCATCGATGAAGACAAGAGTAGGAAAGACCATGATGCAATCTTTGATGACTTGAAGTCCACTGTGAAACAAGAGAGTGTCAACAGACACAAATGGCATGAATTAGCCCATGACAGCTTG CGTGTGATTCAACTCAATACCTTGGAAGATAGGTCAATCAGTGACAAACAGCAATGGGACTCTGCGGTCCAATTCATGGAAGGAATCCTAACTCAGAGACTCAAAGAAA CTGATGAACGGATTTATGACATGGTGGGACCAGGTGCAGGTGAGAGGTGGGTGTACTGGAAATACAGGACACCGGAACAAGTCAACAGGTGTGAGACCAAAAACGAATTAGAGAAGCTCTTGCAAGCTGACAAA aaacaCAAACCAACACTAGCAAGTGATGAGATCACCACTGTCAGAAAAAATCTACAAACGAGAAATGTAGAGGTTGACAACGAATTT ATTCGAGAAACTTGGCATCAGCTGTACAGGAGGCACTTCCTGAAGAAAGCTTTGCAGAGAGGCCAGGACTGTAGGAAAGGATTTTATTACTATCAAAAAGGATTTACAGATTCAGGA TTTTCTCGTTTTTCAACTCCACAGTTGGAATGCAATGATATTGTCCTATTCTGGAGGATACAGAGAATGTTACAAGTGACAAGCAATGCTCTCAGACAACAAATTGTCAACACAGAAG CTGGAAGATTGGAAAAGGAAGTGAAGCAGGTGCTGGAAGAATTTTCAGAAGAAAAGAAATCAAGACAAGATTGCTGA
- the LOC139136804 gene encoding general transcription factor IIH subunit 2-like — protein sequence MTLVNVVHQKSTTELILTKMAAAEEETEKTYIWEGDYERTWEAIKEDESGSLQTVVDDIIHRAKRRRLLDRPANVRLGMMRHLFVVLDMSKSMEDQDLKPNRLASSVKLLEHFIEEYFDQNPISQIGVLTTSNKRAEKLTELGGNPKRHIAALRKCVDQPCSKEPSIQNSLELAATTLRHMPGHASREILIILGSLTTCDPGDVHETIKAMKDLNVRCSVIGLSADVRVCRKLCDETKGTYGVILDEHHFKELLLEHVTPPPATTNTESSLIRMGFPQHQIHTEKNKIEQPSMCMCHMDSKGSQGFSTSGYFCPQCRSKYCELPIECKACGLTLVSAPHLARSFHHLFPLDLFQEIQVVDLQDTDDRFCLACQAEFRDQTVYRCPRCEKLFCIECELFIHESLHTCPGCTSCRPKRTFTTLHQ from the exons ATGACCCTTGTGAATGTAGTGCACCAGAAATCGACCACTGAACTAATTCTCACGAAAATGGCGGCAGCAGAGGAAGAGACTGAGAAGACTTACATCTGGGAGGGGGACTATGAACGAACTTG GGAGGCCATCAAAGAAGATGAATCAGGGTCCTTGCAGACAGTGGTGGATGACATCATCCATCGAGCCAAGAGAAGGCGCTTACTTGACAGACCTGCCAATGTCAGACTTGGAATG ATGCGGCATTTGTTTGTTGTATTGGATATGTCCAAATCCATGGAAGATCAAGATTTAAAACCAAACAGACTGGCATCGTCAGTGAAG CTGTTGGAACATTTTATTGAGGAATACTTTGACCAAAATCCAATCAGTCAG ATTGGTGTACTGACAACCAGTAACAAACGGGCTGAAAAGCTGACAGAACTGGGAGGCAACCCAAAGAGACACATTGCCGCGTTACGGAAGTGTGTGGACCAGCCTTGTTCCAAGGAACCTTCAATTCAAAACTCACTAGAGCTTGCAGCAACCACACTAAG ACATATGCCTGGGCATGCAAGTcgtgaaattttaataattcttgGAAGCCTTACAACATGTGATCCAGGAGACGTCCATGAAACTATCAAG GCcatgaaagacttaaatgtAAGATGTTCAGTCATTGGTCTGTCTGCTGATGTCAGGGTTTGTAGAAAGTTGTGCGATGAGACTAAAG GTACTTATGGTGTTATCTTAGATGAGCATCACTTTAAAGAACTGCTCCTTGAGCATGTCACACCACCTCCAGCTACA ACAAATACTGAATCTTCTCTGATCAGAATGG GTTTTCCTCAGCATCAAATTCAcaccgagaaaaataaaattgaacaaCCCTCCATGTGTATGTG TCATATGGATTCCAAAGGTTCTCAGGGATTCAGTACATCAGGATACTTCTGTCCACAG TGTCGGAGCAAGTACTGTGAACTGCCCATCGAGTGCAAAGCATGTG GTTTAACGTTGGTTTCAGCCCCTCACCTAGCAAGATCTTTCCATCACCTGTTTCCACTGGATCTATTCCAAGAAATACAAGTTGTCGACCTTCAGGACACAGATGACAG GTTTTGTCTCGCATGTCAAGCAGAATTCAGGGACCAAACG gtgtacagatgtccaagGTGTGAGAAGCTATTCTGCATAGAATGTGAACTCTTCATCCATGAATCCCTCCACACTTGCCCTGGCTGTACAAGCTGCCGACCAAAACGGACATTCACAACTCTTCATCAGTGA